A single Hylaeus volcanicus isolate JK05 unplaced genomic scaffold, UHH_iyHylVolc1.0_haploid 12221, whole genome shotgun sequence DNA region contains:
- the LOC128883435 gene encoding uncharacterized protein LOC128883435 isoform X1 — translation MTFFREAFTKDRKEALSYDDSATLFFFGTILFLIVTIWTISFFHDLFCPLKKSKTGNILAYILCSVNRFKYCCCKECVKKINLKKNRILSLRNRLFRQTKIVQIFCLGVLYILVYQLIQNLSTASEIQAFQPFEILNIKEGVNETLIRKAYRRMSLLHHPDRHPTDPQATARFMLITKAYHALTDETARKNYEKYGNPDGPGVFQIGIGLPQYLVKEEYQTVVLFLFVFLVIFIIPSIFILYYHHQNNFFPNGIRVETIQFLGLYINESIRFKRCVELFSASAESRSMEERKSDAVFISKIQENLTEKVGKSRFPSPLIERNMTLLLGHMERKWDLMSPELEADLHSLLHFVPGITNSMIEIAFLRNWYPVIRSILELRRCLTQAIMPTSAVLKQVPHYNELTSDIKKKYNPCLKAFIHDVRQEDKSPGSIEIFSKLPGAVLNDIKSFCSSISLMELDVKVFVEGEKEMVENDLVTFQITLTRHNLHSSEKAGLVHAPFIHSILFEEWWIFLLDKKSDGLLSYKRSKSLDNHFTENLNVLLPTSGTYMFQVIAMCDSYSGLDVVKDVQLTVRSKEEVKRKPLVNQQLEDNEEPPTLFQVLFGDNEDTVSDDLSND, via the exons ATGACTTTTTTTCGGGAAGCATTTACCAAAGACCGAAAAGAAGCGTTATCATATGATGATTCCgctacattatttttttttggaacGATTCTGTTTTTGATTGTGACAATTTGgacaatttctttctttcacgACTTGTTTTGtcctttgaaaaaatcaaaaacagGAAATATTTTAGCTTACATTCTTTGCTCTGTTAATCGTTTCAAATATTGTTGTTGTAAAGAatgcgttaaaaaaattaatttaaaaaaaaacagaatccTATCGTTAAGAAATCGGTTATTTCgtcaaacaaaaatagtacaaattttttgtttaggagtgctttatattttagtatatcaattaattcaaaatcttTCGACAGCATCAGAAATTCAAGCTTTCCAaccttttgaaatattaaacattaaagaaGGAGTGAATGAAACTCTTATTCGTAAAGCGTATAGGCGTATGTCACTTTTGCATCATCCTGATCGTCACCCTACAGATCCGCAAGCTACTGCTAGATTTATGTTAATAACCAAAGCATATCACGCTTTAACTGATGag ACAGCAAGGAAAAACTATGAGAAATATGGTAATCCAGATGGTCCTGGCGTGTTTCAAATCGGTATTGGTCTTCCTCAATATCTTGTTAAAGAAGAATATCAGACGGTTGTACTCTTCCTTTTTGTCTTCCttgtgatttttataattccctctatctttattttgtattatcatcatcaaaataattttttcc CTAATGGTATCCGTGTggaaacaattcaatttttaggattatatattaatgaatCTATTCGTTTCAAGCGTTGTGTTGAGTTATTTTCCGCATCGGCTGAAAGCCGTTCCATGGAGGAAAG aaaatcggATGCTGTTTTCATTAGTAAGATTCAAGAAAACTTAACAGAAAAGGTTGGCAAATCTCGGTTTCCTTCTCCTCTTATTGAAAG AAATATGACGCTCTTACTGGGACATATGGAACGGAAGTGGGATTTGATGTCTCCTGAGCTTGAGGCGGATCTACACAGTTTATTACa TTTCGTTCCAGGAATTACTAATAGTATGATTGAAATTGCTTTTTTACGAAATTGGTATCCGGTCATTCGATCAATTTTGGAATTGCGCCGGTGTTTAACGCAAGCAATTATGCCAACATCAGCTGTTTTAAAACAAGTTCCACACTATAATGAATTAACatctgatataaaaaaaaaatataatcctTGCTTGAAAGCTTTTATTCATGATGTCAGACAAGAAGACAAATCACCTGGGAGTATTGagattttttctaaattaccTGGTGCTGTATTG aatgaTATCAAATCTTTTTGCTCAAGTATTTCACTTATGGAATTAGATGTTAAAGTTTTTGTTGAAGGGGAGAAGGAAATGGTGGAAAATGATCTTGTCACGTTCCAAATAACGTTAACACGACATAATTTACATTCTTCCGAAAAAGCAGGGCTTGTTCATGCACCCTTTATtcatagtattttatttgaagaatgGTGGATTTTCCTTCTAGATAAAAAATCAG ATGGATTACTTTCATATAAACGATCAAAAAGTCTTGATAATCATTtcactgaaaatttaaatgttcttCTTCCCACAAGTGGAACTTACATGTTTCAAGTTATTGCTATGTGCGACTCGTACAGTGGTTTAGATGTTGTTAAAGATGTTCAATTAACAG TACGCTCAAAAGAAGAAGTTAAACGGAAACCACTAGTGAATCAACAGTTAGAAGACAATGAGGAACCTCCAACATTGTTTCAAGTTCTCTTTG GGGACAATGAAGACACTGTTTCAGATGATTTATCCAACGACTAA
- the LOC128883435 gene encoding uncharacterized protein LOC128883435 isoform X2: MTFFREAFTKDRKEALSYDDSATLFFFGTILFLIVTIWTISFFHDLFCPLKKSKTGNILAYILCSVNRFKYCCCKECVKKINLKKNRILSLRNRLFRQTKIVQIFCLGVLYILVYQLIQNLSTASEIQAFQPFEILNIKEGVNETLIRKAYRRMSLLHHPDRHPTDPQATARFMLITKAYHALTDETARKNYEKYGNPDGPGVFQIGIGLPQYLVKEEYQTVVLFLFVFLVIFIIPSIFILYYHHQNNFFRLYINESIRFKRCVELFSASAESRSMEERKSDAVFISKIQENLTEKVGKSRFPSPLIERNMTLLLGHMERKWDLMSPELEADLHSLLHFVPGITNSMIEIAFLRNWYPVIRSILELRRCLTQAIMPTSAVLKQVPHYNELTSDIKKKYNPCLKAFIHDVRQEDKSPGSIEIFSKLPGAVLNDIKSFCSSISLMELDVKVFVEGEKEMVENDLVTFQITLTRHNLHSSEKAGLVHAPFIHSILFEEWWIFLLDKKSDGLLSYKRSKSLDNHFTENLNVLLPTSGTYMFQVIAMCDSYSGLDVVKDVQLTVRSKEEVKRKPLVNQQLEDNEEPPTLFQVLFGDNEDTVSDDLSND; this comes from the exons ATGACTTTTTTTCGGGAAGCATTTACCAAAGACCGAAAAGAAGCGTTATCATATGATGATTCCgctacattatttttttttggaacGATTCTGTTTTTGATTGTGACAATTTGgacaatttctttctttcacgACTTGTTTTGtcctttgaaaaaatcaaaaacagGAAATATTTTAGCTTACATTCTTTGCTCTGTTAATCGTTTCAAATATTGTTGTTGTAAAGAatgcgttaaaaaaattaatttaaaaaaaaacagaatccTATCGTTAAGAAATCGGTTATTTCgtcaaacaaaaatagtacaaattttttgtttaggagtgctttatattttagtatatcaattaattcaaaatcttTCGACAGCATCAGAAATTCAAGCTTTCCAaccttttgaaatattaaacattaaagaaGGAGTGAATGAAACTCTTATTCGTAAAGCGTATAGGCGTATGTCACTTTTGCATCATCCTGATCGTCACCCTACAGATCCGCAAGCTACTGCTAGATTTATGTTAATAACCAAAGCATATCACGCTTTAACTGATGag ACAGCAAGGAAAAACTATGAGAAATATGGTAATCCAGATGGTCCTGGCGTGTTTCAAATCGGTATTGGTCTTCCTCAATATCTTGTTAAAGAAGAATATCAGACGGTTGTACTCTTCCTTTTTGTCTTCCttgtgatttttataattccctctatctttattttgtattatcatcatcaaaataattttttcc gattatatattaatgaatCTATTCGTTTCAAGCGTTGTGTTGAGTTATTTTCCGCATCGGCTGAAAGCCGTTCCATGGAGGAAAG aaaatcggATGCTGTTTTCATTAGTAAGATTCAAGAAAACTTAACAGAAAAGGTTGGCAAATCTCGGTTTCCTTCTCCTCTTATTGAAAG AAATATGACGCTCTTACTGGGACATATGGAACGGAAGTGGGATTTGATGTCTCCTGAGCTTGAGGCGGATCTACACAGTTTATTACa TTTCGTTCCAGGAATTACTAATAGTATGATTGAAATTGCTTTTTTACGAAATTGGTATCCGGTCATTCGATCAATTTTGGAATTGCGCCGGTGTTTAACGCAAGCAATTATGCCAACATCAGCTGTTTTAAAACAAGTTCCACACTATAATGAATTAACatctgatataaaaaaaaaatataatcctTGCTTGAAAGCTTTTATTCATGATGTCAGACAAGAAGACAAATCACCTGGGAGTATTGagattttttctaaattaccTGGTGCTGTATTG aatgaTATCAAATCTTTTTGCTCAAGTATTTCACTTATGGAATTAGATGTTAAAGTTTTTGTTGAAGGGGAGAAGGAAATGGTGGAAAATGATCTTGTCACGTTCCAAATAACGTTAACACGACATAATTTACATTCTTCCGAAAAAGCAGGGCTTGTTCATGCACCCTTTATtcatagtattttatttgaagaatgGTGGATTTTCCTTCTAGATAAAAAATCAG ATGGATTACTTTCATATAAACGATCAAAAAGTCTTGATAATCATTtcactgaaaatttaaatgttcttCTTCCCACAAGTGGAACTTACATGTTTCAAGTTATTGCTATGTGCGACTCGTACAGTGGTTTAGATGTTGTTAAAGATGTTCAATTAACAG TACGCTCAAAAGAAGAAGTTAAACGGAAACCACTAGTGAATCAACAGTTAGAAGACAATGAGGAACCTCCAACATTGTTTCAAGTTCTCTTTG GGGACAATGAAGACACTGTTTCAGATGATTTATCCAACGACTAA
- the LOC128883435 gene encoding uncharacterized protein LOC128883435 isoform X3: MRQQGKTMRNMVIQMVLACFKSTVVLFLFVFLVIFIIPSIFILYYHHQNNFFPNGIRVETIQFLGLYINESIRFKRCVELFSASAESRSMEERKSDAVFISKIQENLTEKVGKSRFPSPLIERNMTLLLGHMERKWDLMSPELEADLHSLLHFVPGITNSMIEIAFLRNWYPVIRSILELRRCLTQAIMPTSAVLKQVPHYNELTSDIKKKYNPCLKAFIHDVRQEDKSPGSIEIFSKLPGAVLNDIKSFCSSISLMELDVKVFVEGEKEMVENDLVTFQITLTRHNLHSSEKAGLVHAPFIHSILFEEWWIFLLDKKSDGLLSYKRSKSLDNHFTENLNVLLPTSGTYMFQVIAMCDSYSGLDVVKDVQLTVRSKEEVKRKPLVNQQLEDNEEPPTLFQVLFGDNEDTVSDDLSND, translated from the exons ATGag ACAGCAAGGAAAAACTATGAGAAATATGGTAATCCAGATGGTCCTGGCGTGTTTCAAATCG ACGGTTGTACTCTTCCTTTTTGTCTTCCttgtgatttttataattccctctatctttattttgtattatcatcatcaaaataattttttcc CTAATGGTATCCGTGTggaaacaattcaatttttaggattatatattaatgaatCTATTCGTTTCAAGCGTTGTGTTGAGTTATTTTCCGCATCGGCTGAAAGCCGTTCCATGGAGGAAAG aaaatcggATGCTGTTTTCATTAGTAAGATTCAAGAAAACTTAACAGAAAAGGTTGGCAAATCTCGGTTTCCTTCTCCTCTTATTGAAAG AAATATGACGCTCTTACTGGGACATATGGAACGGAAGTGGGATTTGATGTCTCCTGAGCTTGAGGCGGATCTACACAGTTTATTACa TTTCGTTCCAGGAATTACTAATAGTATGATTGAAATTGCTTTTTTACGAAATTGGTATCCGGTCATTCGATCAATTTTGGAATTGCGCCGGTGTTTAACGCAAGCAATTATGCCAACATCAGCTGTTTTAAAACAAGTTCCACACTATAATGAATTAACatctgatataaaaaaaaaatataatcctTGCTTGAAAGCTTTTATTCATGATGTCAGACAAGAAGACAAATCACCTGGGAGTATTGagattttttctaaattaccTGGTGCTGTATTG aatgaTATCAAATCTTTTTGCTCAAGTATTTCACTTATGGAATTAGATGTTAAAGTTTTTGTTGAAGGGGAGAAGGAAATGGTGGAAAATGATCTTGTCACGTTCCAAATAACGTTAACACGACATAATTTACATTCTTCCGAAAAAGCAGGGCTTGTTCATGCACCCTTTATtcatagtattttatttgaagaatgGTGGATTTTCCTTCTAGATAAAAAATCAG ATGGATTACTTTCATATAAACGATCAAAAAGTCTTGATAATCATTtcactgaaaatttaaatgttcttCTTCCCACAAGTGGAACTTACATGTTTCAAGTTATTGCTATGTGCGACTCGTACAGTGGTTTAGATGTTGTTAAAGATGTTCAATTAACAG TACGCTCAAAAGAAGAAGTTAAACGGAAACCACTAGTGAATCAACAGTTAGAAGACAATGAGGAACCTCCAACATTGTTTCAAGTTCTCTTTG GGGACAATGAAGACACTGTTTCAGATGATTTATCCAACGACTAA
- the LOC128883435 gene encoding uncharacterized protein LOC128883435 isoform X4: MLKSDAVFISKIQENLTEKVGKSRFPSPLIERNMTLLLGHMERKWDLMSPELEADLHSLLHFVPGITNSMIEIAFLRNWYPVIRSILELRRCLTQAIMPTSAVLKQVPHYNELTSDIKKKYNPCLKAFIHDVRQEDKSPGSIEIFSKLPGAVLNDIKSFCSSISLMELDVKVFVEGEKEMVENDLVTFQITLTRHNLHSSEKAGLVHAPFIHSILFEEWWIFLLDKKSDGLLSYKRSKSLDNHFTENLNVLLPTSGTYMFQVIAMCDSYSGLDVVKDVQLTVRSKEEVKRKPLVNQQLEDNEEPPTLFQVLFGDNEDTVSDDLSND, from the exons ATGTT aaaatcggATGCTGTTTTCATTAGTAAGATTCAAGAAAACTTAACAGAAAAGGTTGGCAAATCTCGGTTTCCTTCTCCTCTTATTGAAAG AAATATGACGCTCTTACTGGGACATATGGAACGGAAGTGGGATTTGATGTCTCCTGAGCTTGAGGCGGATCTACACAGTTTATTACa TTTCGTTCCAGGAATTACTAATAGTATGATTGAAATTGCTTTTTTACGAAATTGGTATCCGGTCATTCGATCAATTTTGGAATTGCGCCGGTGTTTAACGCAAGCAATTATGCCAACATCAGCTGTTTTAAAACAAGTTCCACACTATAATGAATTAACatctgatataaaaaaaaaatataatcctTGCTTGAAAGCTTTTATTCATGATGTCAGACAAGAAGACAAATCACCTGGGAGTATTGagattttttctaaattaccTGGTGCTGTATTG aatgaTATCAAATCTTTTTGCTCAAGTATTTCACTTATGGAATTAGATGTTAAAGTTTTTGTTGAAGGGGAGAAGGAAATGGTGGAAAATGATCTTGTCACGTTCCAAATAACGTTAACACGACATAATTTACATTCTTCCGAAAAAGCAGGGCTTGTTCATGCACCCTTTATtcatagtattttatttgaagaatgGTGGATTTTCCTTCTAGATAAAAAATCAG ATGGATTACTTTCATATAAACGATCAAAAAGTCTTGATAATCATTtcactgaaaatttaaatgttcttCTTCCCACAAGTGGAACTTACATGTTTCAAGTTATTGCTATGTGCGACTCGTACAGTGGTTTAGATGTTGTTAAAGATGTTCAATTAACAG TACGCTCAAAAGAAGAAGTTAAACGGAAACCACTAGTGAATCAACAGTTAGAAGACAATGAGGAACCTCCAACATTGTTTCAAGTTCTCTTTG GGGACAATGAAGACACTGTTTCAGATGATTTATCCAACGACTAA
- the LOC128883440 gene encoding uncharacterized protein LOC128883440, translating to MRKGNVHTRRRLERPGITEDEIEGIRDAFNWFDTDGTGMIDPKELKAAMLSLNFDTKSPTVYLMVCDMERRCSGPIDFEEFLNEITLQLGDRESREGIQKIFSLFDDDHTNTISFKNLKRVANEIGETMTDEELKEMIERADSNGDGEISFEDFFTIMTKKTFS from the exons ATGCGAAAAGGAAATGTTCATACTAGGCGTAGATTGGAAAGGCCTGGTATAACGGAAGATGAAATTGAAGGAATACGCGACGCATTCAACTGGTTTGATACAGATGGAACAGGAATGATTGATCCAAAAGAGTTAAAAGCCGCAATGTTATCTTTAAATTTCGATACAAAGAGTCCAACAGTTTATTTAATGGTGTGCGATATGGAGAGACGGTGTTCAGGGCCTATAGATTTCGAAGAGTTTTTGAATGAAATCACGCTACAATTAGGAGATCGTGAAAGTCGTGAGGGTATACAGAAAATTTTTAGTCTTTTTGATGATGATCACACAAACACTATATCATTCAAGAATCTCAAACGTGTCGCAAATGAGATAG GTGAAACCATGACGGatgaagaattaaaagaaatgatagAACGAGCTGATAGTAACGGAGATggagaaatttcttttgaagatttttttacaattatgacaaaaaaaaCGTTTTCCTAG